A section of the Clostridium sp. TW13 genome encodes:
- the secG gene encoding preprotein translocase subunit SecG, protein MKIALLAVEAILGIIIAVSILLQPSKADALSGLIQGKSETFYSKNKGRTKEVLLVRVTAISAALFAINTVILNII, encoded by the coding sequence TTGAAAATAGCATTATTAGCAGTAGAAGCTATATTAGGAATAATAATTGCAGTATCAATACTACTTCAACCATCAAAAGCAGATGCTTTAAGTGGACTTATTCAAGGTAAGAGTGAAACTTTCTACTCAAAGAATAAAGGTAGAACAAAAGAAGTATTGCTAGTTAGAGTAACAGCGATTTCAGCAGCATTATTTGCTATCAATACAGTAATATTAAATATAATATAA